TGCTGCCAAGAAACTTTGCCAATTTGGAAAAGCTATAGATGTTTAAATAATTATTAGTTTTTGTACTGGATGATATAATCTGGAGATTGTTAGACCCAGAAGACCCTCCGAAAGCATTAAATCCAGATTTGATTGAATCTCTGATactagttagttttatttttgttACAATCTTATCAAAATCTGCTGTGATTTATTAGTTTTCTTTAGTTTATGTCTTGTTTGGATTACTTTAGATTAGTTGTATCAGCTGAAGCCTTACTATTTTAAGTCCTCATATGGTTAGATTTAAACTTTTAGCTGTAAAGTTGGCTGATTAGTTGGGAAACCTTTTATGAAAATTCTTTCCTTATCAAGAGTCGATATAGCTTGGAACTCTTGACTATATATTGTATTAAATAGCAGGACTCCTCTATATATAGGAGGTGGAAAAGTTTGTGACCCATTTTCTGATGACATTGGGACCATTTACATCTTTTCACCCATCTGAACCGTTGTTTCTTTTCCAGAACCCTCTCCTTTCTTCCTCTGTCACTGCTATTTCTCTTTCCTGCATCCATTACAAGCTCTGTTCTGGATTATCTCGTCAATCCATTGAATTGTCTATGTTCAAGCATCCAACCGTAAAAAGAGTTCAATAGAGCTTTGCCTTCTTGAGGGAGAGGCATCTGTTATTTCATTGCTGACATGAGGTGAATACATATCTGCTGTTTATTCGATCTACATCAGAACTGTTTCTAAACTAGCATATTACAATTTTCATATTATCATGCAAACAAAAGCCCCGAGGAAGCTGTTTACTGCACGATCTGCAGTTAGCAATTTAATTTTTTGACCAGATTTTTTATGCATTTGTGCGAGTCATTTGAGCTATATGTGAAACAAATTACTCTAATGGCTCTTTTTGCTTTTCTTATTGTATCGAATTCTGTGATTAGACAAATGATTGTAACAAAAATAATCTTTGGTTTTGTTTTCTTAGATCAACATTGTATTTGTTTCATTAATTATTCTGCCTTTTTCTTTTCCAGGAGGAGATAAAGATAACAAGTGTCACCATTTTTGTAAATCCTTACTCAGAGCcagatgaggaggaagagaagcaacaagaagaaaagaaagctgCTGATGATGATCATGTAAGTTCTGCTTGATATGTGTGTTTGTATTAATAATTCTTTTCTTTATGCAAACTGCATTGTGCTTTAAGATGATGCTGCATCTTGCTACTTGAAAATTTTCCAGGATAAGGTGGGCTCGTGGTACAGTAATCCAGGCACAGGAGTTACCGGTTCTGCTGGTGCCAGTGGTGGTATTGGCAAATACCTTAAACCAAGGACTTCCGCAGCCACTGATTCTGCAGGCAGAAAAGGTGCGGAATCAAACGATTTTACCAAGAAGAGAAAAGTGGATGTCTCAAGTGTAGAGTTTAAGAACTTCTCTAACTGGTAAGATTCATGTATTAGATTGAGAAAAGAGCTCCTGCTGCTGTGGTGATATACCAGTCAACTTAGGCATCAGAATCACTGTCTGCCTGTTGTCATGTATGTATTATTTACGTGCATAAGCTGAATCAAAGCGAGCTTATGAGATGATGCCGTTCATTACTTCTCTCAAGGATGCCTGACCGAGTGGATGCATGACTCATTTTAACAGCTCATGATGCTAAAGGAAGTCTGTTCAAACGCAACATGCTGCAAAATATTGATCGGTGAAGGTAACAGCTATCAGCTTGTATATCTCAGTTGCAGAATCGAAATGTGTCGGCTTTGAAGGTTATTTTGGGATCTTTAGCGGGTACAATTTTCAAACTTGTAGTGATGTAACAATTTGAAGCTGGAAGGGTATGCTCGATCAGCGGTCTGCAGTTTGTTTAAAGTTGTTGATTGATCGAAGTACTTATTTAGGCCAATGGGTGTATTATCCAAGCTTAGCACCAATTGTATCTTCACACTCTGTAGTCTGTCTCCTTACTTCATTAGCAAGTTGAAAAATGTTTTCTTAATGCCTCTCTCAAATTAATCTTTGTTGATTCATCTCTTTATGGtcattctgaaatattttatgatgGCAAGTTTTCTTGATGCCTCTCTCAAAGTAATCTTTGTTGATTCATCTCTTTACGGtcattctgaaatattttatgctGGCAAATTTTGCTGCCGTGAAATGTGAAGCATGATGAGTGAAACTACTTTGGATTGATGCGTCGAAGCCAAAGCAATCCAGTCCAGTCTCGTGATCAATGTGATCTTTCTTTCCGCAGTGGAGCTTAGTTCTCCATCCAGTTTCTATCCATGTTTCTATCAGCTCATTTGTCTCTTCGCACAATGGGgaagacaaaaggagaaagagagaagTGCACCTGAAGATGGTGGTGTTCCATTGTGTGGTTAGAACAGAGAAGACAACGACAAAGCCGTCTCGGTTTCTTGTATTCCTTCCAAACAAATGATGGCGCTCATGTTCTTTGGCTTGGATTCAAAGAAAAGCTTCCACAAACACAGTGGAGGACGCTTCCATGCGTCCATCACCCAACCCTCATGTCAGGCAAAAGACAAGAAGTGACATCCTTGGGAGTAAGAAGAGTTGGATTTCTTTTGGTCACATTGGCtgataaaaatcttaaatttgaTGACAGATTcatctgaatttttttttgttgtttgtttTAATCGATCTTGATTGGtttgattcaaattcaaataagaaaaataattgtagcaccaattgttttttttttttttgggtctttTAATTTCTTCTTTCAAATATTGTGCACAGAAAAGAAATCATTACAAGAACTTGGCAAACGCACCTACAACAAGCTGTCCCGAGAAGGTGGTCGTGTAGGGTAGGTGTTCAAGAGCCATTGCTTTAGTGAGACACACAGCTTTAAGCCTTTACCTTGAAACGGAGACACAAAGGGAAGCAGCTGCAGACAGCACCAAAACCAAGCGAGCTGGTGAATATGATGATTGGTCGGCCCTCCTTGAGGCATGCGATTGCATAGCCATCATTCCTACCTAAATGGCCCATTTTTGAGCCAAATGGAATGTCTTCCTTGCACACCAATGGAAGacggagggagagggagagggggagaggGGAGAGGGGAGGGGTCGTCGGCCTCTGCACCCATTCAAACCACATCCAGCCTTAAAGTAATCTTTGTATCATGGGAAAAGCCAGCAAAAGAGTGGCGGAGGAGCGTGGGCATGGCGGATCCAGGGATTAGACGCAAAAGAATGTCTcgggagctgctgctgctgctgctgggtgGTGGGcttgttgttgttgatgatgatgatgccccCCATGCACGCGCTCCACctacctttctctctctctctctctctgctactACCTGTTGCACGCCTAACACTTCCATCGCCTGCTTTCTCTGCTCtcgctcttcttcctcctcctcgggcTTTTTCGTGTTCAGATGCTGTTCCACAAATATTTTCTTTGGAGCTTTGTATGTATCAGCTTTTCTTcgatcatatatatacatatatatatacatatatatatatacatatatatattacagGGAAAGAAGTGAGAGGAAAGTAAGCAAAAGTAACAGCAGAAGCCGAGAAAGAAATGGACTCCACCATACTCCCCCACCATGCATCGATTGCACCAAAAGGAGCATCAAAAGAAAGGCGACCCTCTTCTCCTTTCCCCATCCTCGCTCCTATGCCTCGTTAAAAAGCATGCGCTCCTCCACCCACTCACCAAAGTTAACACTTCACACCACTCCcggatcctcttcctcctcttcattcTCTCTCCCATCTTCTTTTAAGCCCTACTTCACCAaagttgtcttcttcttcttcctcttcttcttctgtcttttctctctctctctctctctctctctctctctctctctctctctatgtgtcTACGTATCTATGTGGAAGGGTGGGGCTGAGAGATCTTCGTTAGATGGACACTTTATTTAGATTCGTTAGCCCACAGTCTTCTCACCAGCAATCTTCCTACAGCTTGAGTCGCAGCTCCAGTAGCTCGAGATCCTCTGAGGCTCCGCAgatcaactacaaggactattactaCTACTTCCATCAGgagcaggagcagcagcagcagtactaCCAAGAAGAATGCGGCACCAACCATCTGGTTTACATGGATGAagacttctcttcctcctcctcctccaagcaCTTGCACCACCCCCATCGCCCtccctcctccaccacctccaccaccacGCCTGCTCCTACTCCCATCTTCGACCCTGCAGACCTCTCCTTCCCTCACGACCTCAACCTCGacttctcctctccttcctcgTCCGCTGTCGGCGCCTCGGGAGCCGGCGGAAGGTGGGCGTCGCAGCTGCTGGTCGAGTGCGCTCGCGCGGTGGCGGGGCGAGATAGCCAGCGGGTGCAGCAGCTCATGTGGACGCTGAACGAGGTCTCATCGCCTTATGGCGACACCGAGCAGAAGGTGGCAGCCTACTTCCTCCAGGGTTTGTTTGCCCGCCTGACGTCTTCGGGGCCCCGTACTCTGTGCAGCCTGTCCGCCGCTTCCGACCGCAACTGCTCCTTCGACTCCACCCGCCGGACCGCGCTTCGGTTCCAGGAGCTCAGCCCCTGGTCCTCCTTTGGCCACGTCGCCGCCAACGGCGCTATCCTCGAGGCCTTCCTCGATCCCTCATCCGCGTTGCAGAGGTTGCACATACTCGATCTCAGTAACACCTTCTGCACTCAGTGGCCGACGCTGCTGGAGGCGCTGGCGACGCGGTCTTCTGACGACACGCCGCACCTGACGATCACGACGGTGGTGTCGTCGGTCTCGCCGTCGTCGTCCGTGCAACGGGTGATGAAGGAGATCGGAAAGCGGATGGAGAAGTTCGCGCGGCTGATGGGCGTTCCGTTCCGGTTCAACGTCGTTCACCACGCCGGCGATCTGTCGGACCTCGACCTCGACAGCCTCGACCTCCGGGAGGGTAGCGGCGTGGCCCTCGCCATCAACTGCGTAAACGCTCTCCACGGCATCTCACCCGCGGGCCGCCGCCGCGACGAGCTAATCTCCTCTCTCCGGCGGCTCCAGCCAAGAATCGTGACGGTGGTCGAGGAGGAGGCCGACCTGGGAGGCGGGGAAGGAGGAGGGGAGGAGAAAGGGGAGGCGTTCTTGAAGGGCTTCAGGGAGAGCTTGAGATTCTTCACGGCCTACTTCGAGTCGCTGGAGGAGAGCTTCCCGAGGACGAGCAACGAGCGGCTGGCGCTAGAGCGGTCGGCGGGGCGAGCGGTGGTGGACTTGGTGGCATGCCCGGCTGCGGACTCAGCCGAGCGGAGGGAGACGGCGGCGGGGTGGTCAAGGCGGATGCGAGCGGCCGGGTTCGCGCCGGCGGCCTTCAGCGAGGACGTGGCGGACGACGTGCGGGCGCTTCTGAGGCGGTACAGGGAAGGGTGGTCGATGCGGGCAGCGGCCGAAGAATCCGAGGAGGCTGCCGGCGGAATATTCCTGGATTGGAAGGAGCAGCCGGTGGTGTGGGCGAGTGCGTGGAAGCCATGAGAGCGAAGATGGCGGGAGAGGGAAGATGGCGGGCCGAAGACCTTTTGCCACGTGCGCACGTGCGGTTATTCTTATGCTTATTTCATTTCCAAGAAGAAGTAAAGAAAAAGCACGAAATGGAATGGAATGGGAAGGAAAAAAAACCCATATTTGAAGTTTATATCACAAGTTTATTCTCATGGCAATATTTTCATTTTTCTCTCATGTTTTAGCTGCTTATTTTGTGTGAGTTTGACATTTAATTCTGCTGGTTAATTCATTGACAATTATCTTTCAGATTGCCACATGGATgtgttattattatcattatatacatatgtatgcataGCAAAAGTACATGCAGAAGAAGGGGAAGACCAAGTTAGGACAAGAGAGCTTTTGAATGCTCAAAAGCTGAGGTAGAGGGGATTGATGATATCAGAGAAGGGAAAAGATGGGGGATGACAAGTAACAAAGAACACAGAGGTTTGCAGAGAGATGGATAAACAAATTGATAGGAGTGATTCTCTGAGGAGgtgtgtggtggtggtggtggtggtggtggtggtggtggtggtggtgatggcaaTGGAATCTAATTATGACTTAATGCTCGAATGTAGCGAAGGATGGTGGTGTTGGTGGTAGTGGGGGTGGTCAGACCATGGCCTGCAAATCCTCATATTTATCCTTCCCCTCCTATTTCTCTTTCCTCAGAGAAAGGGAAAGAGAGTTTAGCTTTTGAGGCAtatgccttctctctctctctctctctctctctctctctctctctctctctctatagatATCtagagaaagaaggaagaaggaaacgAAGGAGAGCTTTTGAGACACAGGAGATGAGAAGAGAGAGGGAGCTCCTTTTGAGGGTGGGGGATATGGGCATGGATTTGTTCTCTCATTTGGAAAAGGAGTTCTTGTCTCTTTACAGTGGTTTGAGCACTCACTTTA
The window above is part of the Musa acuminata AAA Group cultivar baxijiao chromosome BXJ1-1, Cavendish_Baxijiao_AAA, whole genome shotgun sequence genome. Proteins encoded here:
- the LOC135674038 gene encoding protein SHORT-ROOT 1-like; this encodes MDTLFRFVSPQSSHQQSSYSLSRSSSSSRSSEAPQINYKDYYYYFHQEQEQQQQYYQEECGTNHLVYMDEDFSSSSSSKHLHHPHRPPSSTTSTTTPAPTPIFDPADLSFPHDLNLDFSSPSSSAVGASGAGGRWASQLLVECARAVAGRDSQRVQQLMWTLNEVSSPYGDTEQKVAAYFLQGLFARLTSSGPRTLCSLSAASDRNCSFDSTRRTALRFQELSPWSSFGHVAANGAILEAFLDPSSALQRLHILDLSNTFCTQWPTLLEALATRSSDDTPHLTITTVVSSVSPSSSVQRVMKEIGKRMEKFARLMGVPFRFNVVHHAGDLSDLDLDSLDLREGSGVALAINCVNALHGISPAGRRRDELISSLRRLQPRIVTVVEEEADLGGGEGGGEEKGEAFLKGFRESLRFFTAYFESLEESFPRTSNERLALERSAGRAVVDLVACPAADSAERRETAAGWSRRMRAAGFAPAAFSEDVADDVRALLRRYREGWSMRAAAEESEEAAGGIFLDWKEQPVVWASAWKP